The following proteins come from a genomic window of Natrinema saccharevitans:
- a CDS encoding DUF2243 domain-containing protein, with amino-acid sequence MADRNGTRLGLDAAAKPLVIAGLALGVGLGGFFDGIVFHQLHQIHNMLSSYPDASVATDLELNVMADGIFHLATYTFTITGVVLLFRAWRLPSVSASGRTLLGASIMGWDAFNLVDHQLLGLHHVWPAGPGRRVWPRVTRPGVRRPVAIGPEDKAGLYQSGGRRSRHARKSAS; translated from the coding sequence ATGGCCGACCGGAACGGAACGCGGCTCGGGCTCGACGCCGCCGCCAAGCCGCTTGTGATCGCCGGCCTCGCGCTCGGTGTCGGACTCGGCGGGTTCTTCGACGGGATCGTCTTCCACCAGCTCCACCAGATCCACAACATGCTCTCGTCCTATCCGGACGCGAGCGTCGCGACCGATCTGGAACTCAACGTGATGGCCGACGGGATCTTCCACCTCGCGACCTACACCTTCACCATCACGGGCGTGGTCCTTCTGTTTCGGGCGTGGCGGTTGCCGTCGGTCTCCGCGTCCGGGCGAACGCTGCTCGGCGCGTCGATCATGGGCTGGGACGCGTTCAACCTCGTCGACCACCAACTGCTCGGGCTCCACCACGTCTGGCCCGCCGGCCCCGGCCGACGGGTGTGGCCCAGAGTAACGCGACCCGGCGTGCGTCGACCGGTTGCGATCGGACCGGAAGACAAAGCTGGCCTTTATCAGTCCGGAGGGCGACGGTCGAGACATGCAAGGAAATCTGCCTCCTGA
- a CDS encoding antitoxin VapB family protein, which translates to MGTKTISLADDAYERLRAEKRENESFSDVVRRLTDGVSLEEYYGALSDDTADELEEIVSRRREERTNEHRKRVERIADAFE; encoded by the coding sequence ATGGGGACGAAAACCATCTCACTGGCAGACGACGCCTACGAGCGCCTCCGTGCCGAAAAGCGCGAGAACGAGAGTTTCAGTGACGTCGTTCGACGACTGACCGACGGCGTGTCGCTCGAGGAGTACTACGGCGCGTTGAGCGATGACACGGCCGACGAACTCGAGGAAATCGTCTCACGTCGACGAGAAGAGCGGACGAACGAGCACCGGAAGCGAGTCGAGCGGATCGCGGACGCGTTCGAATGA
- a CDS encoding aldo/keto reductase, whose translation MEYTTLGDTGTTVSRLCFGTWRFGKESDGTVETDREEAHELLDACWDHGINFVDTANVYGDPNGTSERWIGEWLADREDIDREDLVIASKVYFPFDGRGEPGPNDSGLGRKHIRAQIEGTLERLGTDYLDLYYIHRWDDDTPIEETMRTLTELVREGKVHYLGASSMAAWKLTKALWTSDAGGLERFDVTQPMFNAADTDDVGDYLDVCADQNLAVCPYSPLAGGFLTGKYERADDGTVIAPDGARGSLTDLFEDRYTSETAWAVLEAVEAVADETDATPAQVSLRWLMEQDRFSCVPIVGARTPAQLAENVGAVDIELSDAQFERIAAARGPEDDGYR comes from the coding sequence ATGGAGTACACCACGCTCGGCGACACGGGCACCACGGTATCGCGACTCTGCTTTGGCACCTGGCGCTTCGGGAAGGAGAGCGACGGCACCGTCGAAACGGACCGCGAGGAGGCCCACGAGTTGCTCGACGCCTGCTGGGACCACGGGATCAACTTCGTCGATACGGCCAACGTCTACGGCGACCCCAACGGGACGAGCGAACGCTGGATCGGCGAGTGGCTCGCGGACCGCGAGGACATCGACCGCGAGGACCTCGTGATCGCCTCGAAGGTCTACTTCCCCTTCGACGGCCGGGGCGAACCGGGGCCGAACGACTCCGGCCTCGGACGCAAACACATCCGGGCCCAGATCGAGGGCACCCTCGAGCGACTGGGGACCGACTACCTCGACCTGTACTACATCCACCGCTGGGACGACGACACCCCGATCGAGGAGACGATGCGGACCCTGACCGAACTCGTCCGCGAGGGCAAGGTCCACTACCTGGGGGCCTCGAGCATGGCCGCCTGGAAGCTCACGAAGGCGCTGTGGACGAGCGACGCCGGGGGGCTCGAGCGGTTCGACGTGACCCAGCCGATGTTCAACGCCGCCGACACGGACGACGTGGGCGACTATCTCGACGTCTGTGCGGACCAGAACCTCGCGGTCTGTCCGTACTCGCCGCTGGCCGGCGGCTTCCTCACCGGAAAGTACGAGCGGGCCGACGACGGCACCGTGATCGCGCCCGACGGCGCTCGCGGGAGCCTGACGGACCTGTTCGAGGATCGGTATACGAGCGAGACCGCGTGGGCGGTCCTCGAGGCCGTCGAGGCCGTCGCCGACGAGACCGACGCCACGCCGGCACAGGTGTCGCTGCGCTGGCTGATGGAACAGGACCGCTTTTCCTGCGTCCCGATCGTCGGCGCGCGGACGCCCGCCCAACTCGCGGAGAACGTCGGCGCGGTCGACATCGAACTGTCCGACGCGCAGTTCGAGCGGATCGCCGCGGCTCGCGGACCCGAGGACGACGGCTATCGCTGA
- a CDS encoding ABC transporter ATP-binding protein, protein MEAVVDATDLEKTYGETVALSGASLSVAQGEVFALIGPNGAGKTTLVRALTGTVEPDGGTATILGASPSAVDRDRLGVLPQEFSPPARLSARELLAYYAGLYDDPRDPADVLADVGLVDAGDTWYENLSGGQRRRVCVGSALVNDPDLLFLDEPTTGIDPAGRRTVWRLIEDLADAGTTVVLTTHDMAEAEHLADRVGLLADGSLVAQGPPADLVREYGGSSRLTVETTADPDSFADLEYPVERPQRGRNRTPEEAVVVREIDPAAIEGVVDYLEDRDIAYTGLSWAEPDLEDVYLSLAEPTERERTRRLEGGGESGDAAADDSDLAQAGETA, encoded by the coding sequence ATGGAAGCCGTAGTCGACGCGACGGACCTCGAGAAGACCTACGGCGAGACCGTCGCCCTGTCGGGGGCCTCGCTGTCGGTCGCGCAGGGGGAGGTGTTCGCGCTGATCGGCCCGAACGGGGCCGGGAAAACGACGCTCGTCCGGGCCCTGACGGGAACGGTCGAACCCGACGGCGGGACCGCGACGATTCTCGGCGCGTCGCCGTCGGCCGTCGACCGCGACCGCCTCGGCGTCCTCCCGCAGGAGTTCTCGCCGCCGGCACGACTCAGCGCCCGCGAACTGCTCGCGTACTACGCCGGGCTCTACGACGACCCGCGCGACCCCGCCGACGTCCTCGCCGACGTCGGCCTCGTCGACGCCGGCGACACCTGGTACGAGAACCTCTCTGGCGGCCAGCGACGGCGAGTCTGTGTCGGCTCCGCGCTGGTCAACGACCCCGACCTGCTCTTTCTCGACGAGCCGACGACCGGTATCGACCCCGCCGGCCGCCGCACCGTCTGGCGGCTGATCGAGGACCTCGCCGACGCCGGAACGACCGTCGTCCTGACCACCCACGACATGGCCGAGGCCGAACACCTCGCCGACCGCGTCGGCCTGCTCGCCGACGGCTCGCTCGTCGCGCAGGGCCCGCCCGCCGACCTCGTCCGCGAGTACGGCGGCTCGAGCCGGCTGACCGTCGAGACGACCGCCGACCCCGATTCCTTCGCGGACCTCGAGTACCCCGTCGAACGCCCGCAGCGGGGCCGTAACCGTACTCCCGAGGAAGCGGTCGTCGTCCGGGAGATAGACCCCGCCGCGATCGAGGGCGTGGTCGACTACCTCGAGGACCGCGACATCGCCTACACCGGGCTCTCGTGGGCCGAACCCGACCTCGAGGACGTCTACCTCTCGCTGGCCGAACCCACGGAACGGGAGCGGACGCGCCGGCTCGAGGGGGGAGGCGAGAGCGGGGACGCCGCGGCAGACGACTCCGACCTCGCGCAGGCGGGTGAGACCGCATGA
- the truD gene encoding tRNA pseudouridine(13) synthase TruD, with the protein MRSSHPREATVGMEYYVSDTDGVGGRLRADDADFRVRELERFDTEPADAPTDAYPHLVFRATLRGWDTNDFAARLSDALGISRERVNWAGTKDKYAVTTQLFSVYGADPEELPEIDGVEIEVLGRAGRNLEFGDLAGNAFELVVTDPDRPDSADAITAALAEFGGLETDQQDSSEVGTSIGVPNFFGQQRFGSRRPVTHEVGLAIARGDWEGAVMAYLGNPTDAELEGTQEARAFVEETRDWQAALERVPHRLRYERSMIHALAECEGEPGPDQYRDALERVPSNLQRLFVHAAQSYAFNLMLSKRLERGLPFDRPVEGDVVCFSDTDAPDGLALPDTDRLQRVDERRVDSVTRHCERGRAFVTAPLVGTETELADGEQGEIERAILADLGLEPADFDLPGEFGSTGTRRAILLRTDLSLDRDPLTLEFALPKGSYATVVSREYLKVDPLDLG; encoded by the coding sequence ATGCGCTCGAGCCACCCCAGAGAGGCGACCGTCGGGATGGAGTACTACGTCAGCGACACCGATGGCGTCGGCGGCCGCCTCCGCGCGGACGACGCCGACTTCCGGGTCCGCGAACTCGAGCGGTTCGACACCGAACCCGCCGACGCGCCGACCGACGCCTACCCCCACCTCGTCTTCCGGGCGACGCTGCGAGGGTGGGACACCAACGACTTCGCCGCGCGGCTCTCGGACGCGCTCGGTATCTCCCGCGAGCGGGTCAACTGGGCCGGCACGAAGGACAAGTACGCCGTGACCACCCAGCTGTTCTCGGTCTACGGTGCCGACCCCGAGGAGCTACCGGAAATCGACGGCGTCGAGATCGAGGTCCTGGGGCGGGCCGGACGGAACCTCGAGTTCGGCGATCTGGCGGGCAACGCGTTCGAACTCGTCGTCACCGATCCCGACCGACCGGACAGTGCCGACGCGATCACGGCGGCGTTGGCCGAGTTCGGCGGACTCGAGACCGACCAGCAGGACTCGAGCGAGGTGGGGACCTCGATCGGCGTCCCCAACTTCTTCGGCCAGCAGCGATTCGGCAGTCGGCGGCCGGTCACCCACGAGGTCGGCCTCGCGATCGCCCGCGGCGACTGGGAGGGCGCGGTGATGGCCTACCTCGGGAACCCGACCGACGCCGAACTGGAGGGAACGCAGGAGGCCCGAGCGTTCGTCGAGGAAACGCGGGACTGGCAGGCGGCCCTCGAACGCGTTCCGCACCGGTTGCGCTACGAGCGCTCGATGATCCACGCGCTCGCCGAGTGCGAGGGCGAGCCCGGGCCCGACCAGTACAGGGACGCCCTCGAGCGGGTGCCTTCGAACCTCCAGCGGCTGTTCGTCCACGCGGCCCAGTCCTACGCGTTCAACCTGATGCTCTCGAAGCGGCTCGAGCGCGGGCTGCCCTTCGACCGGCCGGTCGAGGGCGACGTGGTCTGCTTTTCGGACACCGACGCGCCCGACGGGCTCGCACTGCCCGACACCGACCGGCTCCAGCGGGTCGACGAGCGCCGGGTCGACTCGGTGACCCGCCACTGCGAGCGCGGTCGGGCGTTCGTCACCGCGCCGCTGGTCGGCACCGAGACCGAACTCGCCGACGGCGAACAGGGCGAGATCGAACGCGCCATCCTCGCGGACCTCGGCCTCGAGCCGGCGGACTTCGACCTGCCCGGCGAGTTCGGCTCGACCGGCACCCGGCGGGCGATCCTCCTCCGGACCGATCTGAGTCTCGACCGCGACCCGCTGACCCTCGAGTTCGCGCTGCCGAAGGGGTCGTACGCGACCGTCGTCTCCCGGGAGTACCTGAAGGTCGATCCGCTCGACCTCGGGTGA
- a CDS encoding ABC transporter permease, with protein MSRLGRVGAETSAGWRSFVRRRTAVFFTFFFPVILIVIFGALVRTDPAGGGLFTEPPAYYVPGYLAVVVLFTPLSRMGSEVARHREGSRFEKLATTPLTRAEWLFAQTAVNAAIIGLASLLILGLVVVLTGADIAFSPLLVPYVLVGVVCFCGVGAMLGSYTDSQDGAVAASNGIGLPLLFLSETFVSPDLLPGWFGPLVNLSPLTYFARGVRAATYSGAETAAVAGVDPALANLGILAVLAALAFALGARSIPRTD; from the coding sequence ATGAGCCGGCTGGGACGGGTCGGGGCCGAGACCAGCGCCGGCTGGCGGTCGTTCGTCCGCCGGCGGACGGCAGTCTTTTTCACGTTCTTTTTCCCGGTGATCCTGATCGTCATCTTCGGGGCGCTCGTCCGCACCGACCCCGCGGGCGGCGGGCTGTTCACGGAGCCGCCGGCCTACTACGTCCCCGGCTATCTGGCCGTCGTCGTCCTCTTTACCCCGCTGTCGCGGATGGGCAGCGAGGTGGCCCGCCACCGCGAGGGGAGTCGCTTCGAGAAGCTCGCGACGACGCCTCTCACGCGCGCTGAGTGGCTGTTCGCCCAGACTGCGGTCAACGCCGCGATCATCGGGCTGGCGAGCCTGCTCATCCTCGGACTGGTCGTCGTCCTGACCGGCGCGGACATCGCGTTCTCGCCGCTTTTGGTCCCCTACGTCCTCGTCGGTGTCGTCTGCTTCTGTGGCGTCGGCGCGATGCTGGGCAGCTACACCGACTCCCAGGACGGCGCGGTCGCCGCCAGCAATGGAATCGGGCTCCCCCTGCTTTTCCTCTCGGAGACGTTCGTCTCGCCCGACCTCCTCCCCGGTTGGTTCGGCCCGCTGGTGAACCTCTCGCCGCTGACGTACTTCGCGCGGGGCGTGCGGGCGGCGACCTACTCGGGCGCGGAGACGGCGGCCGTCGCCGGCGTCGATCCCGCGCTCGCGAACCTCGGGATCCTCGCGGTCCTCGCGGCCCTCGCGTTCGCGCTGGGCGCGCGGTCGATCCCACGGACGGACTGA
- a CDS encoding DUF2103 domain-containing protein: MECRHCASPLEKPGDFCLVCREANTEAIVLEAARDRATITMLAGEPDEPGGRGADRDREEQVLGETTITTTPEDGENEPIELRNFAGLIGDEIRRKRPEEVYAGGERAVIRAVREDVHHPFYRVDDDDPVQAVLERRGNRALDVVETPPAEKIGGSHSTLIGGRTGMSAIQTVAGHPHVKKVIPGPIDAGGKGSQSGMRAKVTRADDGGNVRMLLRDGSSVQENRVVTTARDREMGERIRDDLNDVLADAEFR; encoded by the coding sequence ATGGAGTGTCGTCACTGCGCGTCGCCCCTCGAGAAACCCGGGGACTTCTGTCTGGTCTGCCGGGAGGCGAACACGGAGGCGATCGTCCTCGAGGCGGCGCGCGACAGGGCGACGATCACGATGCTCGCCGGCGAACCCGACGAACCGGGCGGGCGAGGGGCCGACCGCGACCGAGAGGAACAGGTGCTGGGCGAGACGACGATCACGACGACGCCGGAAGACGGCGAGAACGAGCCGATCGAACTCCGGAACTTCGCGGGGCTGATCGGCGACGAGATCCGTCGCAAGCGCCCCGAAGAGGTCTACGCCGGCGGGGAGCGGGCGGTGATCCGCGCCGTTCGCGAGGACGTCCACCACCCCTTCTACCGCGTCGACGACGACGACCCGGTGCAGGCGGTCCTCGAGCGTCGGGGCAATCGCGCGCTCGACGTCGTCGAGACCCCGCCGGCCGAGAAGATCGGCGGCAGCCACTCGACGCTGATCGGCGGCCGAACGGGGATGAGCGCCATCCAGACCGTCGCCGGCCACCCCCACGTCAAGAAGGTGATTCCCGGCCCCATCGACGCCGGCGGCAAGGGCTCCCAGTCGGGCATGCGCGCGAAGGTGACCCGGGCCGACGACGGCGGCAACGTTCGCATGCTACTCCGGGACGGCTCGAGCGTCCAGGAGAACCGCGTCGTCACGACCGCCCGCGACCGCGAGATGGGCGAGCGCATCCGCGATGATCTGAACGACGTCCTCGCGGACGCGGAGTTTCGGTAA
- a CDS encoding DUF3194 domain-containing protein has protein sequence MSPDEPSDETVVRTAADAAEGVIFSQYKQSDVRDYDVTVVFEDGVLEVDVYLNAPDGEDEPDPERVADDAALTARRAVDDLFEA, from the coding sequence ATGTCACCTGACGAGCCGTCCGACGAGACCGTCGTTCGGACGGCCGCCGACGCCGCAGAGGGCGTCATCTTTTCACAGTACAAACAGTCCGACGTGCGCGATTACGACGTCACCGTCGTCTTCGAGGACGGCGTCTTGGAAGTCGACGTCTATCTCAACGCGCCGGATGGCGAGGACGAACCCGACCCCGAACGGGTCGCCGACGACGCCGCGCTCACCGCGCGACGGGCCGTCGACGACCTGTTCGAGGCGTAG
- a CDS encoding TIGR03557 family F420-dependent LLM class oxidoreductase, protein MTQLGYTLSSEEFGPTELVDIARRAEEAGFDFLSISDHFHPWVSAQGESPFVWSTLGAIAEATDKIEVGVGVTCPTIRIHPVNVAHAVATVDELLGDRFTFGVGTGENLNEHVTGERWPEHDVRLEMVDEALAVMRSLWTGETTSHHGEYYAVENARLYTCPDEQPTTIGSAFGPRTAQWVAENADGLWCSGPKSEPVQAYEDAGGDGPKYTQLHGCYADTEAEAIETIHEQWPNGSLPGELGQELPTPAHFEQAVEMVGKEDIAEAGTTTEPDAEAHIDSIEAAIDAGYDHVYYHQIGPEQERAIEFYEAEVLPSFE, encoded by the coding sequence ATGACGCAACTCGGGTACACCCTCTCGAGCGAGGAGTTCGGGCCGACGGAACTGGTCGACATCGCGCGTCGGGCGGAGGAAGCCGGCTTCGACTTTCTCTCCATATCGGACCACTTCCACCCGTGGGTGTCGGCACAGGGCGAGTCGCCGTTCGTCTGGTCGACGCTGGGGGCGATCGCGGAGGCGACCGACAAGATCGAGGTCGGCGTCGGCGTCACCTGTCCGACGATCCGGATTCACCCGGTCAACGTCGCCCACGCCGTCGCGACGGTCGACGAGTTGCTCGGCGACCGCTTTACCTTCGGCGTCGGCACCGGCGAGAACCTCAACGAACACGTCACCGGGGAGCGCTGGCCCGAACACGACGTTCGCCTCGAGATGGTGGACGAAGCGCTCGCGGTGATGCGTTCGCTGTGGACCGGCGAGACGACGAGCCACCACGGCGAGTACTACGCGGTCGAAAACGCGCGCCTCTACACCTGTCCCGACGAGCAGCCGACGACGATCGGGAGCGCGTTCGGCCCCCGGACCGCGCAGTGGGTGGCCGAGAACGCGGACGGGCTCTGGTGTTCCGGGCCGAAATCCGAGCCTGTCCAGGCCTACGAGGACGCCGGCGGCGACGGTCCCAAGTACACCCAACTGCACGGCTGCTACGCCGACACCGAGGCGGAGGCGATCGAGACGATCCACGAACAGTGGCCCAACGGCTCGCTCCCGGGCGAACTGGGCCAGGAGCTCCCGACGCCGGCCCACTTCGAGCAGGCGGTCGAGATGGTCGGGAAAGAGGATATCGCCGAGGCCGGAACCACGACCGAACCCGACGCGGAGGCCCACATCGACAGCATCGAGGCGGCGATCGACGCGGGCTACGACCACGTCTACTACCACCAGATCGGGCCGGAACAGGAGCGGGCCATCGAGTTCTACGAGGCCGAAGTCCTGCCGTCGTTCGAGTGA
- a CDS encoding prefoldin subunit beta: MQGNLPPEAQEKIEQLQDLQETAQEVAVQKQEAESNLTEAKNALDELENIDEGTTMYRNVGELLVETDYEQAEEDLDEKVDSLEIRLETLEKQEERVQDQFESLQEELEDMLGGMGGGPAGPGGPGAGGA, from the coding sequence ATGCAAGGAAATCTGCCTCCTGAAGCCCAGGAGAAAATCGAGCAGCTCCAGGACCTGCAGGAGACGGCACAGGAAGTCGCCGTCCAGAAGCAGGAAGCCGAATCGAACCTCACCGAGGCCAAGAACGCCCTCGACGAGCTCGAGAACATCGACGAAGGAACGACGATGTACCGCAACGTCGGCGAACTCCTCGTCGAGACCGACTACGAGCAGGCCGAGGAGGACCTCGACGAGAAAGTCGACTCGCTCGAGATCCGCCTCGAGACCCTCGAGAAGCAAGAAGAGCGCGTCCAGGACCAGTTCGAGAGCCTGCAGGAGGAACTCGAGGACATGCTCGGCGGCATGGGCGGCGGTCCGGCCGGCCCCGGCGGCCCGGGCGCTGGCGGCGCGTAA
- the surE gene encoding 5'/3'-nucleotidase SurE produces MELDSDPHILLTNDDGIDAPGIRALHDALSAVGEVTVVAPDRNRSAVGRSLSYGRTDSSSGGDLELDLEADSFTSLVPHSDHELGYAVDGTPCDCAIVGTKGLDPAPDIVVSGCNEGANLGAYVFSRSGTVSAAMEAAFLGTPSIAVSLDTLGYDDDLEPAAFERAGEITADLVAGAPGTGLFDRVDYLNVNVPRPDREPNGHALTRPTEVYEMDAAFENGRFQLTNRLWQQMANRDIPDGEDTDRHAVLENEVSVSPLRVPYEVVDTEPVWNVLADIL; encoded by the coding sequence ATGGAACTGGACTCGGACCCGCACATCCTCCTGACGAACGACGACGGGATCGACGCGCCCGGCATCCGGGCGCTTCACGACGCGCTCTCGGCGGTCGGCGAGGTGACCGTCGTCGCGCCGGACCGGAACCGGAGCGCCGTCGGCCGGTCGCTGTCCTACGGCCGAACGGACTCCTCGAGCGGCGGCGACCTCGAGCTGGACCTCGAGGCCGACTCCTTCACCTCGCTGGTCCCCCACAGCGATCACGAACTCGGCTACGCCGTCGACGGCACCCCCTGTGACTGTGCCATCGTCGGTACGAAGGGGCTCGATCCGGCCCCCGATATCGTCGTCTCGGGCTGTAACGAAGGGGCGAACCTCGGCGCGTACGTCTTCTCCCGGTCGGGGACCGTCAGCGCCGCCATGGAAGCCGCGTTCCTCGGGACGCCGTCGATCGCCGTCTCGCTGGACACGCTCGGCTACGACGACGACCTCGAGCCGGCGGCCTTCGAGCGGGCGGGCGAGATCACCGCCGACCTCGTGGCCGGCGCGCCCGGGACCGGCCTCTTCGATCGCGTGGATTACCTGAACGTCAACGTCCCGCGCCCCGATCGGGAGCCCAACGGCCACGCGCTGACCCGACCGACCGAAGTCTACGAGATGGACGCCGCCTTCGAGAACGGCCGGTTCCAACTGACCAACCGGCTCTGGCAGCAGATGGCAAACCGGGACATCCCCGACGGCGAGGACACCGACCGCCACGCCGTCCTCGAGAACGAGGTGTCGGTCTCGCCGCTGCGGGTTCCCTACGAGGTCGTCGACACGGAACCGGTTTGGAACGTCCTCGCCGACATCCTGTAG
- a CDS encoding eL43 family ribosomal protein, with the protein MAKKGSVGSAGRFGARYGRVARRRVSEIEDDMENAEVDGDDVTRVGTGIWKNEETGKVFTGGAYRPETPAGRTAQRSIRAALAEDDDE; encoded by the coding sequence ATGGCCAAGAAAGGAAGCGTCGGTAGCGCCGGCCGCTTCGGTGCCCGCTACGGTCGCGTCGCGCGACGCCGCGTCAGCGAGATCGAAGACGACATGGAAAACGCCGAGGTCGACGGTGACGACGTCACCCGCGTCGGGACCGGCATCTGGAAGAACGAGGAGACCGGCAAGGTCTTTACCGGCGGCGCGTACCGCCCCGAGACCCCCGCCGGCCGCACCGCCCAGCGCTCGATCCGCGCTGCCCTCGCAGAGGACGACGACGAATAA
- a CDS encoding DNA-directed RNA polymerase subunit P: protein MSYKCSRCKRDVQLDEYGGVRCPYCGHRVLLKERSRDVKEVDVQ from the coding sequence ATGAGTTACAAATGCTCCCGCTGTAAACGCGACGTCCAACTCGACGAGTACGGCGGCGTCCGCTGTCCCTACTGCGGCCACCGCGTCCTCCTGAAGGAACGCAGCCGCGACGTCAAGGAAGTCGACGTTCAGTAA
- a CDS encoding KEOPS complex subunit Pcc1, with translation MAAHEATLEFEYDRPSRAALVAESVAREIGEIDDDRSRTTLERTDSRVLVEIDADDVVALRAALNTWFSLIDVAERTADVGEAVLEPR, from the coding sequence GTGGCCGCCCACGAGGCGACCCTCGAGTTCGAATACGATCGGCCGTCGCGGGCCGCCCTCGTCGCCGAATCGGTCGCCCGCGAGATCGGCGAGATCGACGACGACCGCTCGCGGACGACCCTCGAACGGACGGACTCGCGCGTTCTCGTCGAGATCGACGCGGACGACGTCGTCGCCCTTCGCGCGGCGTTGAACACCTGGTTCTCGCTGATCGACGTCGCGGAACGGACCGCCGATGTCGGCGAGGCAGTCCTCGAGCCCCGGTAG
- a CDS encoding PIN domain-containing protein, with protein MILDTSFLVDVLRGESTVEEAVRTVDETGTAYASSVTVMELWEGIRLADSSDRERTVTENLLTDVRELPFDRDCATTAGEINATLHRDGTPIETADVMIAATALVHDVPVVTDNTDHFGRIDDLEILTY; from the coding sequence ATGATCCTCGATACCTCCTTTCTCGTGGACGTATTGCGCGGTGAGAGTACGGTCGAAGAAGCGGTTCGAACGGTCGACGAGACCGGCACAGCATACGCGAGTTCGGTGACAGTGATGGAACTCTGGGAGGGAATTCGTCTCGCGGACTCGTCCGACCGTGAACGAACGGTGACGGAAAACCTGCTCACCGACGTGCGGGAACTCCCGTTCGATCGGGACTGTGCGACGACGGCCGGAGAGATCAACGCGACACTGCACCGAGACGGGACACCGATCGAAACCGCCGACGTGATGATCGCTGCGACCGCTCTCGTCCACGACGTTCCGGTCGTGACGGACAACACGGACCACTTCGGACGGATCGACGACCTGGAGATCCTTACGTACTGA